The sequence gtgcccccatcccagtgcccacatcccagtgcccccatcccagtgtccccatcccagtgccatCCATCCCAGTGCCatccatcccagtgcccccatcccagtgcccccatcCCAATGCCATCCATCCCAGTGCCCCTCTCTCACCATTCCATCCACCCCCTGTGGGTCTCCCTTCCTGGGGGCTGCTCCGCCTGGAAGGGGATAAGGGGGGATGAGGGAATTCCAAGGTGATGATCCCATCCCAGAGATCCCTGGTTGGGATGGGGCTGCGGTGCCACATCTGGGTGCGATGGGTGCCATGGTGTGGGTGCAATGGGTGCAATGGGTGCGATGGGTGCAATGGGTGCCAATGGGTGCAATAGGTGCCAGTGGCTGCAATGGGTGCAACGGGTGCTAATGGGTGCAGTGGGTGCAATAGGTGCCAGTGGGTGCAATGGGTGCTAATGGGTGCAGTGGGTGCAATGGTTGCCAGTGAATGCAATGGCTGCAATGGGTGCTAGTGGGTGCAATGGGTGCTAATGGCTGCAATGAGTGCAATGggtgcagtggctgcagtggctgcaaTGGCTGCAATGGGTGCCAATGGCTGCAATAGGTGCCAGTGGCTGCAATGGCTGCAATGAGTGCAATGGGTGCAATGGCTGCAGTGGGTGCAGTGGCTGCAATGGGTGCCAATGGCTCCAATGGGTGCAATGAGTGCAATGGGTGCTAATGGGTGCAATGGCTGCAGTGGGTGCAGTGGCTGCAATGGGTGCCAATGGCTCCAATGGGTGCAATGAGTGCAATGGGTGCTAATGGGTGCAATGGCTGCAGTGGGTGCAATGGCTGCAATGGGTGCCAATGGACCCATCCCCGACCCATCCCCTCTGTTCGTAGCCCACCGccagccccgcgcccccccccgcctgccccagccccggccccccccggcgCCCCCCCGGCAGAGCCGTGGGGCTCACGGGCACCCCCAGGCCCGGCTCCAGGCAGGACGGGGGGTCCCCGCGGGGGGGCCCGGCCCCACGGCCCGGCTCCGGCTCCAGCAGCCCCGGCAGGAGCCCCGCACGGGCAGCGGGCAGTGCGCTCAGGTAcggcacccatgggtgctgcggGCACGGGGGGAGCACCCACTGCTGCCCCACGGCAGACAGCAGCCCCGTGGCAGTGCTCAGCCCCATGGGGGGTATAATGGGGCGCAATGGGGGTGTGTAATGGGGGGCAGTGAGGGTGTgtaatggggggcaatggggaggTGTAATGGCGGCAGTGGGGGTATAgtgggggggcaatggggttGTGTAAGGTGGGGAGAATGGGGGGTTGTAATGGAGCAATCGGGATCAGTGGGGGGTGTgatgggggctatgggggtaTGTaatgggggggcaatgggggtgtGTAATGGCGCAGCATTGGAGTGTGTAACGGAGGGCAATGGGGAGACAATGGGGGGTGtaatggggggaaatgggggtgtGTAATGGAGGGGCAATGGGGAGCAATGGGGGGGTGTAATGGGGGGGCAACAGGGTGTGTAATGGACTGTAATGGGGGTGTAATGGGGGGGCAATGAGGGGCAGTGGGAGTGACGAATGAGGGGGACTGGAGGGCAATGGGGTTGTGCAATAGAGGGGTGCAGTGGGGGCAAtagggggcaatgggggtgcAATGTTGAAGAATGGGATGGCAGTGAGGGGGCAATGGAGGGAATGGGGGTGTGTAGTGGAGGGGGGCAATGAGGGGCAATGGGAAGGAAtgtggggggggaaaggagagcaATGGGGGTGTGCAATTGGGGTTAGTGGGGGGAGCAGAATGGGGAGAAATGGGGGGCAACAAGGGAGTGATGTGGGGCAAAGGGAGGACAACAGGGAGAATGAGGGTGTGCAATGGGGAGCAATGGGGGACAATGGGAGTGGGGAATGGGGGAGTGGTCGATACCGGGGTGCAGTGTGGGTCAGTGTTGGGGTCAGTGGGATCAGTATTGGGGTGCAATGTGGGGTCAATGTCGAGTGTAATGGGGGCCTAATGTTGGGGTGCAGTGTGGGTCAATGTTGGGGTCAGTGTGGGTCACTATTGGGGTGCAATGGAGGCCAATGTCGAGGTGCAATGGGGGAGGCTAATGTCTGGGTGCAGTGCGGGGTCACTATTGGGGTGCAATGTGGGGTCAATGTCCAGGTGCAATGGGGGAGGGCAATGTCAGGGTCCGGTGTTTGGTCAGTGTCGGGGTCAGTGCGGGTCACTACTGGGGTGCAATGTGGGGTCACTATTGGGGTGCAATGTGGGGTCACTACTGGGGTGCAatgtgacccccccccccccccccccccgtccccgcaggccccgcgcccgccgctgCTCGGGCGACAGCGACTCCTCGGCCTCCTCCGTGCCCAGCGCCCCCTCGGGCGCACCGAGACCCCGCGACGGGGCCCATGAGGAGCCGGAGGGGCCGTGCCCGGGCCGTGCCCCGCAGCGCTCCCGCAGCCCGGCCCCGATCCATGCCCCGCAGCGCTCCCGCAGCCCGGCCCCGATCCGTGCCCCGCAGCGCTCCCGCAGCCCGGGCGCGCAGCCGCTGCTGCTGATCAGCCGCGGGCGGGACGGGCAGCACTCGTGGTCCCGCGCCCCGCAACGGGAGGAGCCGGAGGAGCCGGAGCGGCGGCCGCGGGCGCAGCGCTGGATGGAGCCGGCGCAGGAGCAGCGGCTGTTgcgggagctggagcaggagttCCTCACCAACACCCGCGCCATGGCCGAGCTGGAGGATGCGGAgccgccccccgcgccccccgcgGCCCCCGGCGCCGCTGATTCTGCCTattgctcctccagctcctcctcatcCTCGCTCAGCGTGTTCGCCAAGCACAGCGCTCCCGCGGAGGACGGGCGGCGCAGCGCGGACGGGACGGGGCCCCCCCTGCCCGCACCCCACCGCATGGCGCATGTGGGGCACCAGCCCACCCTCTCCAGCTCCTCCGATGAGAGCGGGGACGGCCCCGGCTCCGACACGGACTGGGTACCGGGGGAGGACGAGCTGGAGGAgccccccccgccgcggcccTGCGCCCGGCCCCGGCTGGACACGCAGCCCCATAGGAAGCCGTCGAGGATCCCCACGCCgcggggctgtggggcagcgcccccccgctcccccaaGCCCGGGGGGCACAGGCCGTGGGGGGCTCTGCACAGCgtcctctcctccttcctggaGCCCGCCTGGGCCCCGCGGGAGCAcgaggggctggaggaggacTCCTGGCCATGAGACAGCCCCAAGGATGCCGTGGGGTGATGCCGTGGGGTGATGGTGGTGGCGCCGGCACCGAGGGACCACAGCCATGGATGACGGCCGTGGTACCGGGTACCCGGTGTGATGGCCACAGAGCCGGGACCTGCTGCGCTTGGTGACTGTTGGGGATGGGTCCTGCGAGGAGCCCCCAGCCTCAGTGAGCCCTGGATGTGCCCCGGTCCCATGGGGCGCTGCTCCATGGGGGAGCCACAGCGTGGCCATGGGGGTggccagagcagagagctgcagcctgggcaCAAGGGAACAGGGCTGGAGAGCAACCGGTTCTTCCTTCTGCATCCTTGCCTGtcctcagccttctcctctccttgtCTTCCTCATCTTGGTGTTATCTTCTCCTCCTTTTGGCTGTCTTATCATCGTCAtcatcttctcctttcctccttctctttgtcttctctttctctcttcttctccttctttcttctcattctcttctccgtcttctctttctctcttctttcttctctcttctccgtcttctcttcttgcttcttctttcttctcttctctcttctcctttcttctctttctcttctccgtcttctctttctcttctcctctcttctcctccttctctcctctcctcttctccttgGCCACCTTCCCGTCTTCCCTCTCTCgcctcttcctctcctcaccCGAGGTGACTCGGAGACATGCCCCTTGTCACAACCCGCGTTCCCTCTGCAGCCCATCAGGCCCCAGCACTGTCCATGGCTCGGCTGATGTCCCTATGGTGGGACGGGGCTGTCCCTGGAGCCCCCCACCCCATGGCCCTGCATGTCCCCCCCCAGTAAAGACCAATGGAGCCGATCCCGGTGCGTCCAGTTTGTGTCCTGGGCTCAGACCTGCTGAGGAGGGGTCCATGGGGGGGCCCTGGGAGGGTTCGGAGCAAtggagggaagagctggggtGAGGGCGCACCCCACTGCAGCTATGGGGACCCCTCTACACCCCCAAAGCGccccatggcagagctgctccccatgGTGGGGGGCTCAGCCcctctttgctgctgcacaggGCTGGCTGTGGGTCACTGTGGGATGGTGACCATCCTGCTGGCACTGTGGGGCTCCCAAAGTGGGGTGTCCACCGTGGCCCCAGAGCCCTGCACCTCCCCATAGGGTGTCATAGCACAGCACCGGTGCTCTGTGGGGTGCTGGTGCCCATCTCCACAGCCAGGACTCACCCCATGGGGACCAACCTCAAGCCCTGGGGACCCTCTGCTTGTCCCCAACCCCATGGGGTGACTTGGGGGCCCTGCAccccccagcactgagcaccaCACACAGGTATGGGGCTGCCATTGATGGAGTCCATCCTGCCTGGGTCCTCTGGGACAAGGTGCTGCCTCGTTCAGGCCACTGCTGGCGGGAGCacacagcatcctgcatcccatAGGGAGGACCAGGCTTAGGGCTCCCCCACCCCAAAGGCAGCCCCAGGGGCAGATGTCACCTTCATTCACCACTCCAAGCAAGTGACCAGACCATAGAgttctattttatatattagGTATCTCCTGCCCCCAATGCCTCCAGTGAGGGGTGACCCATGGCTTGAGCTCGGGGGGTTGAAGGAGCAGCTCATCCTctccagcacccatgggtgacagtgggggagcagcagggctgcttggggggcaggggaaggggtgTGATTGATGCTTGGAGCCCTCCCAGGCCCACActggggctggatggggctggAAAAGCCCTTTTTGTGCTGCACGTGGAAGCACAGCCTCAGCTTTGAGGTCCTGGAGCCCTTCTGGGAtcactggagcagctcccacGAGGAGAAGACCCTCTCCCATGGGCCCAAAGGGGCTCAGAGCGAGCCCATGGGTGCTGTGCCCAGTGCTGAACCCTCCACCAGACCCCACCATGGGATGGTTGCAGGgtgaaggagcagagcagcagccaccaggcCCCAGAGGGCTCATGGAGGGGACAACATGAGCAAGGAGGATGCAGCATCACTCACACATGGATCTccacagggatgcagggatgccCCTGCCCTCCTCTGCTCGCCCCAGCCCCACTGGAGATGGAGGGAGGTTCCCAAGGGCTGGTTCCttggcaggaaggaaaggagagatgAGACATGCACATGGGTCCTGCCCCGCTTCCTGGGCTGGGAACGGGAGGAGAGGAGGAcgaggggctgcagcagcacctcagtTCTTCAGGATGGTCTCATAGGCTTGGTAGATGTACTGGGACACCTCCGGCGCTCGGCATTTCAGGGATAACtgtgggaagagaggaagggatgGGGGGTCACGGCCCCACAGCAGCGAGCCCCAGCCCCAAAGCACCGAGCCCTGcatgctgcagcatccccccATGGGTCCAGCACGGCCCCAGCGCCCTGATGCAGCTGGGTTAAAGATGGTACCAAAAGGCTTCAAGCATCCAAACCCCCTCCCGGGCTGCCGGAGCAGGGACAGCACATGCAGGGGGCAGGCAGAGGGACACACGGGCTGcactccctgcctgcagctccgGGGTGAGCGGTGCCTCCAAAGGCACCTTCCTCCCCTAAGCAGTGATTTGCTTCAGGATTAAATGCCTCTGAACTCAATGAGCTCCTCAGACCACAGGCAAAGGGGTGCGGGGCCAAGGGGGAATCCTCTGGGATAAGGACGGCTCTCCTCATCCCTGGGGATGCGGGATCCTGACCCTCCAGAATCCACCTCCAGCCTCGCGCCAGCCCCGCTGAGGCCAAGAGGCACCAAAGGgatgggcagggctgggcaatGCAGGGACCAGGGAAGCgggagcaggcagggacagcCCCAGGCAGGTACAAACCACTCTGCTGACCTCCAGGTCCTGCGGgagcgggcgggcagcggggacAGAGATGCAGAGACGTGAGTGGAGGCGACACAGCTCATCCCAACCCCAGGAAAACCGGCCCCGAGGGACAGGGATGGGCCCCCAAAGGAAGGACATGGGGATGGATTGTGTCCAAATCACAGCCAGGCCTTTGCTCTGAGGCTGTCAGCGCATGGGCTGAGCTGGGGGTGCCCCAAGGAGGGGATGGGGTTGGGGTTCATGTTAATGGAGATGTGGGGATGGGACCTTTGGGTCTCCTTTAGGTGGCATCACAGTGCCAGGAGCGGTGCTGAGCGCCCAACCAGCCCCACAGGCCACGTCTCACCGTCCCCACATGGCACTGGGACCAGCGCAGGGGATGGAGTTGGCACCAAGAGCAGCTGAGGGGGGGTCCCCACCACCATAGAAATGCCATTGGACCCATCCAGCCCAAGCTccaagcagagcagggcagcagcagcctcggcttggggctggtttgggggcagaaggggaaggggatgggatgTACCGTGAAGCTGGGGTTGCTGGGCTGGATCCGGAGCTCTGCCAGCACCCAGATGCCGTTGGTGAGCTTCAGCGACTGGTAGAGCATGTCCTGACCTTCCACGTTCCTCTTGGCGATGGTGAAGATGTTGCTGCCTTGGAGCTTGCTGCTAACGGCATCTGCATAGGGGGagagagctgctgtggggcagggcatGGGGCTGACCACCAGCTCCATCCAGAGCTCCCTCTGAGCACATCCAGCACCCTCCATCCCCACACAGCGAGGAGAAGGAACCCAGCGCCCAGGTCCTCCCCTTGGCGACAGCCCAGAGCTCGGTTCACCCATAGAACCACCCCACAAAGCTCAGCTCGGTGGTGCCAGTGGGACTGAAAGGACTTGGCTGGGCCCAGCCAGGGTCTGCACGTCCTGCTTGGCACCAGATCctctggagaaggagctggtggagcaAGGAGATGCCAAAGAGCCCTGGGATGGCCAGGACAGGCTGCTCAGAGGCTTCTCCACACTGAGACTGACCCACACAGCAACGGTCCCCATGCGAGGGAGCTCTGAAGCTCTTGGCTTTCTACACCAAGCCAAcagcaagcaaagcagcagctccttcctgcaGACACATGGTGGACACACGGGGATGGAGCTC comes from Strigops habroptila isolate Jane chromosome 11, bStrHab1.2.pri, whole genome shotgun sequence and encodes:
- the GAS2L1 gene encoding LOW QUALITY PROTEIN: GAS2-like protein 1 (The sequence of the model RefSeq protein was modified relative to this genomic sequence to represent the inferred CDS: deleted 1 base in 1 codon), coding for MADPSHIQSAASKSIRPFRSSEEYLEAMKEDLAEWFNTLYDLDIQADTFLESLETGSHLCRHANNVTRSARAFQRRHLEPGARVPRNEVLFQAKNVAPGSFVARDNISNFIRWCRQDLGIQDVLMFETNDLVLKKNEKNFVLCLLEVARRGAKFGMLAPMLIQMEEEIEEEMRDQTGTQRQESRDPQAPSYPGRTRPVTLCDLKNLDELVREILECCSCPSQFPMVKVSEGKYKVGDSNTLIFVRVLRSHVMVRVGGGWDTLEHYLDKHDPCRCSSLSHRQPAPPPACPSPGPPRRPPGRAVGLTGTPRPGSRQDGGSPRGGPAPRPGSGSSSPGRSPARAAGSALRPRARRCSGDSDSSASSVPSAPSGAPRPRDGAHEEPEGPCPGRAPQRSRSPAPIHAPQRSRSPAPIRAPQRSRSPGAQPLLLISRGRDGQHSWSRAPQREEPEEPERRPRAQRWMEPAQEQRLLRELEQEFLTNTRAMAELEDAEPPPAPPAAPGAADSAYCSSSSSSSSLSVFAKHSAPAEDGRRSADGTGPPLPAPHRMAHVGHQPTLSSSSDESGDGPGSDTDWVPGEDELEEPPPPRPCARPRLDTQPHRKPSRIPTPRGCGAAPPRSPKPGGHRPWGALHSVLSSFLEPAWAPREHEGLEEDSWP